CGTGGTCTTCGGCGTGTATAGGGGGGCCTCTGGCTTCAGCGCGGTGTGCGGCTCTGCGCTGTACGCACTTGGCGCTTTTCCAGCCGCCAGATACGTGGAGCTGAGGCCGCTGGGCGGCCTCGGCGACGTCGTGATAAGAGACGCCAACGGCAACATACTGGCGAGATACGGCTGTAGCTACACCACAACACCCACATACATAGGCGTAAAGACAGGAGCCGGAGAGGCGATAAAACTATACACACTAGAGGCGTGGGGGTGATTGGGGCCTCCCTCGCTGGTGCGTCGTATCTAATGAGGCGCTTCTTGTCAAGGTTGTCTTCGCGGCTGGGGGAGTGGCTTGTGGAGAAGCTGGTGTATGAGGGGGCTGATTGGGGGTCTTTCGTAGGCTATCTGATATACGGCTTGTCGGTTTTTGGCTTCCTCCTACTTGTCCTCGTCTACGTGTCTACTCTGTTGGTGAGGGTGGGTGCGTGAGGCCTCGGGGGCGGATTCCCTCCCCTGCCTGGGGGGACATGTCCGCCCCCCCACCACTTAGTTTTAAGTTGGGTGTATATATTCTTTGTGATTGTATTTGTCGACGAGAGTGGGGTGAAGTCTTTCTGTAACTGCGTGGCGGTTGGGGCTGTGGCTTTCGAGGCGAGGTACGGGGTGCCGTATATGGAGCTGGGGAGGCACGTCCTTGAGCGTATCCGCCGGATGGCGAGGGTGGGGGGCGAGGTTAAGTACAGCGACGTCCGGCGTAGGGCCGACGTGGAGGCTGTTGTGAGGCTTATCTCCGAGGTGGCCGAGGTGAGGTTTAGGGTGGTGCACTTCACGTCGCATGGCGACGTCGAGGAGGCTGTGGCAGAGCTGTCGAGGGGCGCCGTGCTGGTGGTGCTCGACAACCAGCTTCTGCCCCGGAGGCCGAGGATCGGGGCCCGGGTTATCGAGAGGGATTCTAGGCGGGTGCCGGGGCTCCAGCTGGCTGACGTCGTGGCTGGCTACGCGAGGTCGCGGGAGTGTCGGTAAGTAGCCCGCCGGCTTTTCAGTCCAGCTGAATGTCCAGCACCTCTCCGGGGTAGTGGTGTATTGTTATCATTAGGAGGCCTCGGCGTCTTGGCTGTAACTACGCGTAGTGTTCTACAGCGGTATTTTACAACTGTCTTTCTTCTTTCTATCTCAGCGGCGCGCCACTTGGCGGGCACCTCCTCTGGAGTTCCCGCGGCGTGAATTCTGTGGATGTTTTTCATAATGACTTCAACCCTCTGGCTGGGGTCTAACAGAGATATCGAGGACGCGGTTTATATCTACAGATTTGGGAAGGCGAAGGGTTTATTAAGTGAGGAGTCGCTTGAGGCGTGGGAGAGGCGTATGGGGGTGTTGCTGAGGAGCTTGAGAGAGAGCGGAGGCGGAACCTACAGCACAATCTGAAGATCGTGGCGTACTTCGCCGAGCTCGCCGCGAGAAACGACCCGGATTACTGGCGCTCCTATATAGACTTCATAAACAGCTTCTATAGATATGTCTGGAGGAGGCTTGAGGATCCCCTCTTCCGCGAGACGTATCTTCAGATACTGGAGATGAGGCGCCGCAGGCCTAGGAGGGAGCCGCCGGGCGCCTAGAGGTCGATTTTTAAAACTTGGCGGGGTTTTGGGGTGTGAAGATTTTGAGGATTTTGGAGGACGCCGAGTTGAGGATAAGGCGTGTTGAGTCTGCCGACGACGTGGATGTGTTGCGGTGGAATCTCTACGTCGCTGTTCAGGACGTGCTTGACGCGCTGGCGGTTCTCTTCTCTGAGCTGGGCTGGAGGAAGCCGCCGTCGTACACCCGCCTTGTCTTAGAGGCTGAGGAGGGGGGCGTGTTGCCGCCGGCTTCGCCCCCCTTGTGAAGATGCGTAACACATTGGCCCAATGCCTATATGGAGGTAGAGGCCCGTGAGCTGTGGGAAATGAGGAGGAGGGCGCTGGAGGAGCTCCCGCGATTCCTCACCGCCCTCACGTCGTTTATAAAGGATCGGGGGATCGATCCCGTGGTGGAGTGGGGATCCGCAGCCGAGGTGTTTAGGAGGTTTGGGGTTAAGTTCGCCTACCTCTTCGGCTCCCGGGCAAGGGGGCTGGGGCTGGAGGACAGCGACTGGGACGTCGCCGTCTACTTCGGCAGAGAGATCACCGTCGTCGACGAGGCGGAGCTCGCGGCGGAGCTGTCGAGGGTTCTGGGGGTTGAGGTTGACGTAGTTGCGCTGGACGCGGCGGGGCTGGACTTGATCTACACAGTGCTTAGAGACGGCGTGGTTATCTACTCGGCAGACGAAGCTCTCCGGAGGCGGTGGGAGATCGAGTCGTATCTAGAGTATCTAGACTACGCCGCGAGCTACCTTGACTGATTACGCTTAGGCCACGCTTTAGGAAAGCGTTTGCCATTCATACAGATTTTTGGCGACACGGTCACTGTGTCATATGGCGTATGCCGCGGGTGATACACTCAGCGCAAGACGGCGCGCCGCAGTAAAGAGGAGATCCGCTGTGGTTTGAACATACCGATCGTGTAGAGGTTGAAATTTGCTCCGTTCAGCATCTAGAGGCGCTTTTGGACGGCGCAGTGTTTTGCTGTGGATATGAGTTGCTGGGCTACCCCGAGGTCGTCTTTAATAACTATTCCCAGCGCAATATCGAGGGCTAGGGGGTAGCACTTCTCGACGACTTTACGCGCCTCCTTTAGGTTTAGCGCTATTACCTCTACACCGGGCGGCGTCTTTAGCCCGGCTAGCCTCCGGTGGGGAGGCTCGGAGAAGCGTCCAACTACTAGGACATCTATGTCGCTGT
The sequence above is drawn from the Pyrobaculum ferrireducens genome and encodes:
- a CDS encoding DUF3800 domain-containing protein — its product is MIVFVDESGVKSFCNCVAVGAVAFEARYGVPYMELGRHVLERIRRMARVGGEVKYSDVRRRADVEAVVRLISEVAEVRFRVVHFTSHGDVEEAVAELSRGAVLVVLDNQLLPRRPRIGARVIERDSRRVPGLQLADVVAGYARSRECR
- a CDS encoding nucleotidyltransferase domain-containing protein, with amino-acid sequence MEIFKWREELRRRAWEAAERVAASVEGTVLLVGSYARGDYREDSDIDVLVVGRFSEPPHRRLAGLKTPPGVEVIALNLKEARKVVEKCYPLALDIALGIVIKDDLGVAQQLISTAKHCAVQKRL
- the mntA gene encoding type VII toxin-antitoxin system MntA family adenylyltransferase antitoxin; translated protein: MEVEARELWEMRRRALEELPRFLTALTSFIKDRGIDPVVEWGSAAEVFRRFGVKFAYLFGSRARGLGLEDSDWDVAVYFGREITVVDEAELAAELSRVLGVEVDVVALDAAGLDLIYTVLRDGVVIYSADEALRRRWEIESYLEYLDYAASYLD